In the Plasmodium chabaudi chabaudi strain AS genome assembly, chromosome: 13 genome, one interval contains:
- a CDS encoding CIR protein yields MTTKKLCEFLIEADGYFNGKDVDMKEINKNRKIIGYCSNGGCKKNEEHINALALYIFKEFKNSIKRQTKYNDYDECFLMWLSDKLFKMDDEGKEKNSKKPNIHTITLNQAYEKYLKNHKVKLDYWALLNIMPGLKNANLKYMSEFYKLLNHICKVITYYNEKGAKSKKLSKYFVDCRRQYRTLYMNVSECKPYLHLLSKLKGLYDDFRSYAIKNTDSNNNLVTNLEKLTLENGEEIGATKNFTSYNFSNQPCKAKKKKKTDKPSLQSSNQLKDRQQGTPPTQKPEIKEPKQQSSPEPVPPSPKEPQPETQQLSSTTPPEEPPTKLKLPSSSQESQELGKNNQNPLTDSGKETGGSKSEIKGPEVGDEKKNGGGKEPGTPSGEEDSQVNGGDRANSESGGANTEKGGTGDVSDGDRRSPGGQISNGTQGGANASQQGTSGGSGSDPGNQGGDTGGGASGGQDIHPGTVGGADSGASGDAGSPGIVAGGTGGEGLPAVGSGGIGNAAGDQGKSPGGLGGSGSVQGATKSGTEGALDRKGDTGGGEGTPISGPDDGQGTGVNEPGSAGVGQGDPGSVTRGTGGGSASQVGDTGGGAGGPNINQGNTGANQGGSPDGGAEGTGDITDDGKVCSNDGMCDRANTGSQVGAGGEPGETRDLQDNHGSQDGSSGDKRSQDGSSGDKGSQDGPVGDKGSQGGQDDQKSPDGSGSENGPDSEQKSTNNDSGEKETQNALWPPFDIRSYIYTIASKGMEQLNNAFEFYEETKEQLTKATDTMKNLYNTSVSNMQNSFNNFTEFFNNFIINLSIDSKQVEDLPDSGGKQSGSGGTGDNPSTPNPPSEPPKDSGDNESGSNGEGGDPPTDNDPSQPQKDSPQQDQHKQDQHKQDSHQPSSDGSQTSQGSQPPPTPQTTETSSKPKEKTQEHKPSLGTSENQNSDRIDQKGPQKPVPALVTKQENSGTELKGNGITGIGDIYILKEYKKIVILIIVILIPITLTILYKYLSSGWRKEMKKKKNMTKVINMVGVNKMTKMVINSSDGKKQIQIIIKSSSKKKKTKKSINSVYGEKSPSLNIYQLMQADPVPFINLFFLLIFFVYKRKRDFIE; encoded by the exons TAATGATTATGATGAATGCTTTTTGATGTGGCTAAgtgataaattatttaagatGGACGACGAAGgcaaagaaaaaaacagtAAAAAACCCAATATCCATACTATTACTTTAAATCAGGCTTAtgagaaatatttaaagaatCATAAAGTAAAATTGGATTATTGGGCTCTTTTGAATATTATGCCGGGTTTGAAAAATGCTAATCTTAAGTATATGAGCGAATTTTATAAGTTACTTAATCACATATGTAAAGTAattacatattataatgaaaaaggtGCCAAAAGTAAGAAACtttctaaatattttgtcGATTGCCGTCGTCAATATAGAACCCTTTATATGAACGTTTCTGAATGCAAACCATATCTTCATTTATTGAGTAAATTAAAAGGCTTATATGATGATTTTAGAAGTTATGCTATTAAGAATACTGATTCAAACAATAATTTAGTAACTAATCTTGAAAAACTTACACTAGAAAATGGAGAAGAGATAGGCGCGACGAAAAATTTTACATCATATAACTTCAGTAATCAACCATGTAaagcgaaaaaaaaaaaaaaaacggacAAGCCATCATTACAATCTTCAAACCAACTAAAAGATAGACAGCAAGGAACACCACCAACACAAAAACCAGAAATAAAAGAACCAAAACAACAATCATCACCAGAACCAGTACCACCATCGCCAAAAGAACCACAACCAGAAACACAACAATTATCATCTACAACACCACCTGAAGAGCCACCTACAAAACTGAAATTACCTTCATCTTCACAAGAATCTCAAGAActaggaaaaaataatcaaaatcCACTAACGGATTCAGGCAAAGAAACAGGGGGCTCTAAAAGTGAGATAAAGGGTCCCGAAGTTGGAgacgaaaaaaagaatgGCGGAGGCAAAGAACCCGGAACTCCAAGTGGTGAGGAAGATAGTCAAGTAAATGGAGGTGATAGAGCAAATAGTGAATCAGGTGGCGCAAATACTGAAAAAGGTGGAACAGGTGATGTATCAGATGGTGATCGACGAAGTCCAGGTGGTCAAATATCTAATGGTACCCAAGGAGGTGCAAATGCAAGTCAACAAGGTACAAGTGGTGGATCAGGTAGTGACCCAGGTAATCAAGGAGGAGATACAGGTGGTGGAGCAAGTGGTGGGCAAGATATTCATCCGGGTACAGTTGGTGGAGCAGATAGTGGAGCAAGTGGTGATGCAGGATCTCCAGGGATTGTAGCAGGAGGTACAGGTGGTGAAGGACTTCCAGCTGTCGGATCAGGTGGTATAGGTAATGCAGCAGGTGATCAAGGAAAATCACCTGGTGGATTGGGAGGTTCAGGCAGTGTACAAGGAGCTACAAAAAGTGGAACAGAAGGCGCACTTGACAGAAAAGGAGATACAGGTGGTGGAGAAGGAACTCCAATTAGTGGACCAGATGATGGACAAGGCACTGGTGTTAATGAACCTGGAAGTGCAGGTGTTGGACAAGGAGATCCAGGCAGTGTAACAAGAGGTACTGGTGGTGGATCAGCTAGTCAAGTAGGAGATACCGGTGGCGGGGCGGGAGGCCCAAATATCAATCAAGGAAATACAGGTGCAAATCAAGGGGGATCTCCAGATGGTGGAGCAGAAGGTACGGGTGACATAACTGATGATGGAAAAGTATGTTCAAATGATGGAATGTGTGATCGAGCAAATACTGGTAGTCAAGTAGGTGCAGGTGGTGAACCAGGAGAGACACGTGATTTACAAGATAATCATGGAAGTCAAGATGGATCAAGTGGCGATAAAAGAAGTCAAGATGGATCAAGTGGCGATAAAGGAAGTCAAGATGGACCAGTTGGTGATAAAGGAAGTCAAGGTGGGCAAGACGATCAAAAAAGTCCAGATGGATCAGGTTCAGAAAATGGACCAGATAGTGAACAAAAATCCACGAATAATGATTCAGGAGAAAAAGAAACTCAAAATGCATTATGGCCACCTTTTGATATTAGATCATACATTTATACGATCGCGTCAAAAGGCATGGaacaattaaataatgcTTTCGAATTTTATGAAGAAACAAAGGAACAACTTACAAAGGCCACGGATActatgaaaaatttatataacacATCTGTGTCTAATATGCAAAACAGTTTCAATAATTTTactgaattttttaataattttattatcaatcTAAGTATTGATTCTAAACAAGTAGAAGACCTTCCTGATTCAGGTGGTAAACAATCTGGATCAGGCGGGACAGGGGATAACCCATCCACACCTAATCCCCCATCCGAACCCCCAAAAGATTCAGGTGATAATGAATCTGGATCAAACGGAGAAGGGGGTGATCCGCCCACAGATAATGATCCATCACAACCACAAAAAGATTCACCTCAACAAGATCAACATAAACAAGATCAACATAAACAAGATTCACATCAACCTTCATCAGATGGATCACAAACTTCGCAAGGTTCTCAACCTCCACCAACTCCACAAACTACAGAAACATCATCAAAACCCAAGGAAAAAACTCAAGAACATAAACCGTCTCTGGGCACATCTGAAAACCAAAATTCTGATCGAATCGATCAAAAAGGGCCTCAAAAACCAGTGCCAGCTCTAGTAACTAAACAAGAAAATTCAGGAACCGAATTAAAAGGAAATGGAATAACAGGAATAggtgatatatatatattaaaagaatacaaaaaaattgtaattttaattatagtTATTCTAATACCCATCACTTTAACTATTCTGTACAAg TATTTATCATCTGGATGGAGAAAggaaatgaagaaaaaaaaaaacatgacaaaggttataaatatggttggcgtaaataaaatgacaAAAATGGTTATAAACTCAAGTGATgggaaaaaacaaatacaaataattataaaatcatctagtaaaaaaaaaaagactaAAAAATCTATAAATTCTGTTTATGGGGAAAAATCTCcatcattaaatatataccaaCTTATGCAGGCTGATCCTGtaccatttattaatttgttttttctgttaattttttttgtttataaaagaaagcGCGATTTCATAGaatga
- a CDS encoding fam-b protein — MLKMKPVILKLVFFSIIICSFEYSKNESHNVNEKSICLERNIINFRNNRTLANWDNQFDLNNFYESTSNLADQFNGWNGDNKENIYLRNIRDPHVKKHKERNRLPNLNNEDEEAQMVIDEIRKELEEVKRELDNIRNGELAIQPIQNKRIINKYENHSVSEHPGFKQLEKFEDALKTTDNNNEMASDDNYMESDTNRKLKKDNKFIKKLRMRMGEDLKMIASDILQLVKLSVPYMVAVTKKSWRDFKFKLHLSNIIKI, encoded by the exons atgttaaaaatgaaacccGTCATTTTAAagcttgtttttttttcaattattatttgttcttTTGAATATTCCAAAAAT GAATCACACAATGTAAATGAGAAAAGCATATGCCTTGAaaggaatataataaattttagaaATAATAGGACATTAGCAAATTGGGACAATCAATtcgatttaaataatttttatgaatcaACTTCGAATCTTGCGGATCAATTTAATGGCTGGAATGGTGATaacaaagaaaatatatatcttcGAAATATTAGAGATCCACATGTGAAGAAGCATAAAGAAAGGAATAGGCTaccaaatttaaataatgaagatgAGGAAGCGCAAATGGTAATTGATGAAATTCGAAAAGAATTAGAAGAAGTAAAAAGAGAGCTTGATAATATAAGGAATGGTGAATTAGCAATACAAccaatacaaaataaaagaataataaacaaatatgaaaatcATTCAGTATCCGAACACCCAGGATTTAAACAATTGGAAAAATTTGAAGATGCTTTGAAGACTACAGATAACAATAATGAAATGGCATCAgatgataattatatggAATCCGATACGAATcgaaagttaaaaaaagataacaAATTCATTAAGAAGTTAAGGATGCGTATGGGAGAAGATTTGAAGATGATAGCATCAGACATACTCCAGTTAGTAAAGCTATCTGTACCGTATATGGTTGCCGTAACTAAGAAATCATGGAGAGactttaaatttaaattacaTTTATCGAacatcataaaaatttaa
- a CDS encoding fam-a protein — MKGMPLGLISSIIFSAVLVRVSSCSKPITGYFPLHRKKTKKSHTTTNKPVKVKGKGAYDPDLPDLKFIDEFDPMLMEIYKKNQTELDELFISEADGTNVDKVAGFLRRENESRRKRWYIRPYEENYEDMIKDIYAPLKNNYQYNQITAHKQGCTAVALPNAPENQVLNTLHEDAELDEGVASFLGDGENDEIYEKTKHLLCTNPEEIIKASELMNEAIEHLEYHATDIDNYETWIANNCKYMFFYKKKHKGHTNVEKIQYTVYGSNKYNEVINKLWNPDQAQFLNTISVKRKIVRVYNPNLVIIQQRYKKDSMEREEYFYALVKKAQISKDTTIIVMTSANINDHNPSGTKYKNTIIENANLFTTDIDSEDDIRSGKLKKTFVNIAGSLIQNKSGHVNVTYVESIIFSFIYKHIFIYIFQHHNIRKFKLIKRFISMHNGCFKLLS, encoded by the exons ATGAAGGGAATGCCATTAGGCTTAATTTCCTCAATAATATTTAGTGCCGTTTTAGTAAGAGTCAGTTCGTGTTCAAAGCCTATCACGGGTTAC tttccATTacatagaaaaaaaacaaagaaaaGCCATACGACGACAAATAAACCAGTTAAAGTTAAAGGTAAGGGAGCGTATGACCCTGATCTTCCAGATCTCAAATTTATAGATGAATTCGATCCGATGTTAATGGAGATTTACAAAAAGAATCAAACTGAATTAGATGAACTCTTTATCTCAGAAGCTGATGGCACTAATGTTGATAAAGTGGCCGGATTTTTAAGAAGAGAAAATGAGTCCAGGAGGAAAAGATGGTATATTAGACCATATGAAGAAAACTACGAAGATATGATAAAGGATATTTATGCACCACTTAAGAATAATTATCAATATAACCAAATTACCGCACATAAACAAGGCTGTACCGCCGTTGCATTGCCTAATGCGCCTGAAAACCAAGTACTAAATACACTGCATGAAGATGCAGAATTAGATGAGGGAGTTGCATCATTTCTCGGAGATGGAGAAAATGACGAAATATACGAAAAAACCAAGCACTTATTATGTACCAATCCCgaagaaattataaaagcTAGTGAACTTATGAACGAAGCTATAGAACATTTAGAATATCATGCTACAGATATTGATAATTATGAAACTTGGATAGCaaataattgtaaatatatgtttttttataaaaaaaagcataAAGGCCATACAaatgttgaaaaaattcaatATACAGTTTATGGTTCCAATAAG TATAATGAagtaataaacaaattatggAATCCCGATCAGgcacaatttttaaatacaatCTCTGTTAAAA gaAAAATTGTCCGTGTGTACAATCCAAATttagtaataatacaaCAACGTTACAAAAAAGATTCTATGGAGCGCGaggaatatttttatgctttAGTCAAAAAAGCTCAA aTATCAAAAGACACAACTATAATTGTAATGACTTCtgcaaatataaatgatcaTAACCCTTCTggtacaaaatataaaaacacaATAATAGAAAACGCAAATTTATTCACAACTGACATTGATTCTGAAGATGATATTAGAAGTgggaaattaaaaaaaacatttgtTAACATAGCTGGGAGCCTCATTCAAAACAAGTCCGGGCATGTTAATGTTACCTATGTCGAATCT attattttttccttcatatataaacatatatttatatatatttttcagcACCATAATATTAGAAAATTTAAGTTAATAAAACGATTTATTTCCATGCATAATGGTTgctttaaattattatcataa
- a CDS encoding lysophospholipase, putative, with the protein MMEEIESNDDELRNTKSNLDGNPKIGWFCNKNGLLIRTYGWLVKNAIGIILLIHGFKAHARLIFMRINLKMPDSNEGLVVDTNNYYIYKDSWIEKFNQNSYSVYALDLQGHGESQSFENIRGNFNCFDDLVDDVMQYMNQIQDEISNDNQMNDEPHNIVTTKKKKLPMYVVGYSMGATIALRILQLLGEEKEDNINAGDENNYKKCKSILDNSTDVNELGNDMNNYNDYGSDNSCASGNHEGRYNYLDKLNIKGCVSISGMMRMKTPLNTGNKTHKYLYLPIINFLSRVAPHILIPPITGYKKSEYIINVCKHDKFINDNGTKFKCFAELIKAMLTLDSNINYIPKDIPILFVHSKDDSICHYKGSVSFYNKVNASGNELYPVDGMNHSTLTQPGNEEILKKVIDWISNLRTNDEDE; encoded by the coding sequence atgatgGAAGAAATTGAATCGAACGATGACGAATTAAGAAATACAAAATCCAATTTAGATGGCAACCCTAAGATAGGTTGGTtctgtaataaaaatggtttACTTATAAGAACATATGGGTGGCTAGTTAAAAATGCTATAGGAATTATATTGTTAATACATGGATTCAAAGCTCATGCTcgattaatttttatgagaataaatttaaaaatgccAGATAGCAATGAAGGCTTAGTAGTAGACACTAATAAttactatatttataaagatAGTTGGattgaaaaatttaatcaAAATAGTTATTCAGTATATGCATTAGATTTACAAGGGCATGGCGAATCACAatcatttgaaaatataagaggcaattttaattgttttGATGATCTGGTCGATGATGTAATGCAATATATGAATCAGATTCAAGATGAAATTTCAAATGATAATCAAATGAATGATGAACCTCATAATATAGTAAccactaaaaaaaaaaaacttccTATGTATGTTGTTGGATATTCAATGGGAGCAACGATTGCTTTAAGGATATTACAATTATTAGGggaagaaaaagaagataACATCAATGCTGGAGATGAAAataactataaaaaatgtaaatccATATTAGACAACTCTACTGATGTTAATGAACTTGGCAAtgatatgaataattataatgattATGGTTCCGATAATTCCTGTGCTAGTGGTAATCATGAAGGACgctataattatttagataaattaaatattaaaggTTGCGTATCTATATCTGGTATGATGAGAATGAAAACGCCATTGAATACTGGAAACAAAACACAtaagtatttatatttacctATAATAAACTTCCTGTCTCGCGTTGCACCTCATATACTTATTCCGCCAATAACAGGTTATAAAAAGTCcgaatatattattaatgtaTGTAAAcatgataaatttataaatgataatggaacaaaatttaaatgtttCGCTGAGCTTATAAAAGCAATGCTTACATTGGAtagtaatattaattatataccaAAAGATATtcctatattatttgtgcATTCAAAAGATGATAGTATTTGTCATTATAAAGGGTCAGTTTcgttttataataaagtaAATGCTAGTGGAAACGAATTATATCCTGTTGATGGTATGAATCATTCTACATTGACACAACCAGGAAATGaagaaattttaaaaaaagttattgATTGGATTAGTAATTTAAGAACGAATGATGAAGATGAATAA